A window of Deltaproteobacteria bacterium genomic DNA:
GCGGGGCGCGGACGGGATCGCGACGCGCCGGTCGCCGCGCCCCGCCAGGGAGCGGCCGGCTCGCCGGCGACACCGGGTGCGCCCGCCCCGCCATGGGGGCCGGCGCCCGCACCCGTCGCCGGCGCCGCACGCGGCGAGTTCGGGCACCGGGTTGAAATCCCTGCGATCGACGGATTGGTGCGCGGCTTGCTCAACCGTGGGCAGGAGGCGTTATCCATGCAGTACTTCTACGCCGACGGCACTCCGTTCCCCCTCGGGCGCCCGTTTCTGGCCGCGGTGCGCCGCGTCGTGGACACCTGCGTCGAGCTACTCGACGACCGCTGGGTCGACGCCCACTGGGACGACGCGACCACCGCGCCGCTGCTCGCCACGCTCGAACGCCTGCGTCCGCTCACCGACCTGCCCGAGGTCGACGAATCGCTGCACTTCGCGGTCGACGGCCGCACCGGCCACTTGCGCATCGTCGAACGGACCTACTTCGGGCTCGAGTTCACGTCGGAGGTCGCCGCGACCGCGGACACCGTGTTCGCCGGCCCGTTCCGCGTGCGCGAGGTGTCGGAGGATGCCCGGCCGATCGCGTGGACGCCGCGCGGCCCGTTCGGGCTGGGGCGCCGCGCGCGGCCGATCGGCGCGCTGTGGGTCGTCGGCGTCGACGTGAGCCCCGGTCGCGCGACGCTGTCGCTCGCCACGCGTCCCGGCCGCGCGCCGACTCAGTTCCTCGTGCGCCAGGGCCGCGACGGCGGGACGTTCGCACGCGAGCCCGACGGCACGTCGCGCGCGCTCGCGGCCCGCGACGCGGAGGTCGTCGCCGGCGTGTGGACCCGCATCGCGCGCGGCATGGCAAACCGCGCGCGGCGCGTCCCGAGCGCGCTGGTCGAAGCTCGGATCGACGGAACGATCGTCCGATCGATCGGCAACCCCGCGCCGCTGGTCGCGCGGCTGATCGCCGCCATCGCGCCGCTGTACGCGGAAACCCTGTATCGGTCCGGCCGCGACGACGTCCTGATGTTGAACGACGCCGCGGGGACGCGGCACGTCCTCGCCGTCGCCGATCTTCGCGGCCTCGTCGCGCGCCTGCCGGGGCGTGCCCGCGACGCGTTCGTCCCGCTCGGGCTCGCGCCGCCGGCGCCCGACAGCGCCGTGCGACCGCTGCCGCTGCCGCCGGCCGACGCGCGCCTGTGCGGCTGACCGCACGAGCCGCCCGGGCCGCCGCCGATCCGGACGAGTTCACCGCGCGCCGGCCGCCAACCGCGACACGCGGGCGTCAGCGGCGCGCGACACGCGGGCGTCAGTCGGCGCGCGACACGCGGGCGTCAGTCGGCGCGTGACACGAGGAATACGCCGAGACACATTTCGTCGGTCGACCCGTCGCCCCAGTACACGTCCTGCGGCGGCCGGGGCTGACCGTCGACGACCACCTGATTCTCCGGCGAATTGTCCCAGTGGCATTCGAGGTACAGCTGGTCGCCCGGGTTGAATCGCGCGGGCGTCCGCAGCCCGTAGCCGTCCTGCCAGTCGAAATCCCAGTCGTCGATCTGGATGAGGCAGTCCTCGCCGCCGTCGGCGCGCCGGATCGTCGAGATCCCGCGCGTGCCGAGATTGTGCATATGCAACCCGGCGCTGTAAATGAGCAGCGGATCGCCGTTGGTTAGCCACGTGAGGTCGAACTGCCACGAGTGCACCACGTCCTTTTCGCCCGCCGGAATGTGCATGCTCGTGCCGGACAACCACTGCGGATTGGCCCACGGCTGGGTCCACACCTCCCGGTCGACCGCGTCCTCGAGCTTGAACTGCACCGATGTGATGTCGGGCTGCGGCGCCTCGTACAGCGTGTTGTAGTGGACCTGCAACACGATGAGCGATCCCGGCTCGATCGGCATCCCGGTGCCCGGCGGCATGTCGAAGCCCTGGCCGCCCGGCGCCCAGCCGCCGATCCACGTCTGGGCCGGACCGCCCGGGCCGCCGAAACACTGGTAGCCCGGCTGCGGGTCCTCGGCATCGAGATCGTAGTAGGCCTGCGCCTGTTCGGGTGTCGCGTAATACGCGATCACGTGATGGACGGTGCCGAGGTGGCCGGGGACCGCCTTGAAGCCGGCGACGTACTTGGTCGTGGTGAACTCCGCCGGCCACTCGATGACGAAGCACCGGTAGTCGTCGGTGTAGTCTCGCGCCGTGCGCGCGGTGTACGCCTCGGGCATCGACAGCGTGAGGTCGACCCGCGACAGGCGCGTATCTTCGACCGGAATCGGGTCGCCCGGTTTCGACGGATCCCCCTCCGGCGTTCCCTGGTCGACCCACGTCGCGAACAGCGCCTTCTCGTGGTCGGTGAGCGAAAAGTCGCCGACGTAGTCGTTGCAGTCGTGGTTCGCCTTCCACGGCGGCATGCGATCGGCCTCGATCTCGAGCAAGGACACGCCCGCGCGATCGCGCACGGCCTCGTAGCCCTCGAGGCCGAACGGCGCGACGCCGCCGTCGACGTGACAGCGCACGCACTTGGCGTCGACGATCGGCTTGATGTCCTGGTAGTAGGTCACGTCGCCGGAGACGCCCGCGTCGGGACCGCCGCCGGTGCCGTCACCGTCGCTCGCGCCGCACGCGCTGGCGACCGCGACGACGAACGAGAGGGCCGTGCAGGATCGGAACATGTGTGTCACTCCTTTGCCGAATCGATGGTGAACAAGCGGTGGACGAGATCCGCGGTCTCGGGGTCGGCGCCGGTGTCTTCGGCCAGCAGATGGCGGATGGCCAGCCCCCACAACGTGGCGAGCGTGAGGTCGACGTCGGGATCGTCGGCGCGACGGCCCATCCCGGCGGCGAGCAGCGAGCGCACCTCGGCGACGTGACGCAGCAGCAGGTCGCGCAAGCCGCGGTCGCGCCGGGCGCGCAGCGCGAGCGACAGCAGCAGCCGCGTGCGCTCCCGGTCGGCGACGAGCGCGGCGACGAACGCGGCGGCGCGCTCGCGTTCGGGCGCGGCGGCCCCCGGCCACCCGTCGCCGCGGAAAAAATCGGATAGTTCCCGCGCGATCGACTCGACTCCGCGGCGCGCCACCGCGACGACCAGGTCCTGCTTGCGCGGGAAGTAGTAGGTGAGGTGCCCCTGGCTCACGCCCGCGGCGCGCGCCACCCGCGGCTGCGACAACGCCTCGGCGCCGTCGCTGCGCAGCAGCGCCACGGCGGCGTCGAGGATGCGGTCGCGGACGGCGGCGGACGTTCGCACGGGGCGCGGCACGGGCTTGGTAGTTTCACCTGACTCTGGCCCCGCGGTCCACGACAAAGTCAGGGGGCGTTTGCCCCCAACTTTTGCGAGTGGCCGGTCGACCTGCCGAAATGGATGGCAGTCGAACTTTCCTGACGCCGGCTGTCTCCATCGACTTTTACCGCAATTACAACCGGTTACGAATGGCACCGTGCTTGCTCCCTGTCGCCGCGAGCGGAACGTTCCCACCCTGGCGCTTTTCCAACCTCTCAACCAACCCGACAGGAAACGACCATGAAAGCCTCGAACTGGACACACTGGATCGCGCTCGGCGCGCTCGTCGCCGGCGGCTGCGCCGGCGCGGAGATGGAGGACGAAGGCGGCCGCGGAGGCTTCCAAGAAGGCGTCTACCGCTACGTGCTCGGCCACAACGACGACCTCGGCGTGCCGATCTTCGGCGGCGCACACGAGGTCGTCATCCCGACCGAACGCGGCAAGGAGGAGGCGATCGACGCCGCCAACAAGGCGTCGCGCCTGCACAAGTCGCTCAAGGGCGACTACGAAACGTACGACCCGAACATCACCGACGGCGAGACCGACTTCAACGTGTTCGCCTCCAGTTGGTGGAGCCAGGCCGGCAACGGCATCGCCAATCAGTGGTACGACGACGAGCCGGGACCGACGCAGAAGTACGACCTGCTCGTCTACCCGGGACAGGAGCAGCAAGTGCCGGAGGTCGAGCACTGGTACATGTCCGACCTGCGCAAGCCGGCCAGCGAACGCGGAGACAAGCACAAGCACGAAGCGATCACCGTGCCCGGTCCCGCCACCAAGTGGGAACTGCAGAACCACGGCCTGTATCAGACCTACGCGCACCCGGATAGCTGGTGGGGACACTGCAACGGCTGGGCGTCGTATGCGACGACCGAACCCGACGGGTTTCCCAAGCGCGACGTGACGGTCAAGCTGGTCGACGGCAAGGTCACCGAGTGCACCGGACCGCTCGCCGGCGCCGACGGCTGCGTCACCTTCCGCATGGGCGACATCGAGGCCCTGATGACCGAGCTGTACTTCAGCGACCAGGCGACGTTCTCCGGCCGGCGCTGCAACAAGGATCCGGACGAGATCGAGCGCGACGAGTACGGCCGCCCGGTCGACGTAGAGTGCCGCGACCTGAACGCGGGCTCGCTGCACATCGCCGTCACCGGCCTGCTCGGTCGCGGCGCGGACTACCTGTTCCCCGTCGAGGGCGGGCTGTCCCGGCCGGCGTTCGTCATCGACCACAACTGGGACTGGGAAGTGTGGAACTTCCCGCTCGTGAAGTTCAAGATCGACCAGCAGGAGGAGATTTCGAAGGAGAAGGCCAACGAGCTGATCGGAGCCAACGGGTCGCGCTACGAGTTCAACGCCGCGGCGACTCGGTTCGTGCGTGTGAAGATGCGCTACTGGATGGTGTCCGACGGCGTGAGCAGCTACAAGATGCGGCTGCGCGCCGACCAGCGCAACGTCGCGCCGCACGAGGTCGAACTGAACTACGTGCTCGAACTCGACGACAGCGGCAAGATCCTCGGCGGCGAGTGGATCAAGAACCCCGAGACCACGTGGGGCGAGGACAACAAGAAGCTGCACCCCGACTTCATGTGGATGGCGGTCAACCACAAGGGCTGGGGTGAGCAGGCCGACGACACCGGCGGCAACGACGACAACCCGTACATCTCGTACACGATCGTCAAGCAGATCCTGCGGTGCGCCAACGACGCGGCCACGTGCGCGCCGGCCGGCGGCGACACGCCACCGCCGCCGCCCGCCGGCCCGACCTGCGAGGGCCACTGCGGCGGCCAGAATGCGGCCGACAATTGCTGGTGCGACGACGCCTGCAGCCAGTACGGCGACTGCTGCCCCGACTACGAGGCCGTGTGCACCGCGGGCGGCGGTGACGACACGCCGACGCCGGCGCCGGCGCCCTCGTGCGAGGGGCACTGCGGCAGCAGCAGCGCCGTGCCCGGCAGCAGCCCGGCGTGCTACTGCGACAGCGCGTGCGAGGGCTACGGCGACTGCTGCAGCGACTATCCGACCGTCTGCACGAGCAACGGCTGATCCTCCCTACCTCGGGCGCACGCAGGCGCGCCCGACGACCTCCCCGGCCGCCGCGCGCGCTGCCCTCACGGCGCGCGCGGCGGCTTGCTTTCGTTTCGGCACACGAGGGGCCGCACCGGTTTCGGCGGGCCGGCGACGGCGCACCGTCACCGGTCCAACGGAGGAACCCAGCCGCCGAGCGCGCGCTCGAGCGCCATCGCGACCGCGATCGTGACGTGGTCGCGCCCGTGCCCGCCGACGACCTGCACGCCGAGTGGAACGCCGTGCCGATCGAGGCCGCACGGCACCTGCGTCGACGGCAACTCCAACACGTTGAACAACCCCGTGTAGCCCGCGTCGACAACGTGTAGCAGCGGCTCGTTGTGGCGCGGTGCGGGGCGCGGGAACGACGGGAACACCAGCACGCCCCGATCGCCCAGCAGACGGTCGAGCCGCGCCCGCAAGGCGCGGCCGAGCGCGGCCGCGCGGCTGGCGCGCCGCCGCGCCAGCCGCGGCAACGGCTCGATGAGCGCCAGGCCGATCGCCGGCAGCGTGTGAGGCGAGCGACCGACGGCCCAACGCAGCAGCTCCCGCGCGGGCCTCACCGCTGGGCCGCCGCCGCCGAGGTGCTCCGCGAACGCGACGTCGGTCGCCTCGCCCAACAGGGCCGACCACACCTCGAAGCCGCGATGAAACGCCGGATCGTCCAGCGCGCGCACCTCGCAGCCGAGCGCTGCCAGG
This region includes:
- a CDS encoding monooxygenase yields the protein MFRSCTALSFVVAVASACGASDGDGTGGGPDAGVSGDVTYYQDIKPIVDAKCVRCHVDGGVAPFGLEGYEAVRDRAGVSLLEIEADRMPPWKANHDCNDYVGDFSLTDHEKALFATWVDQGTPEGDPSKPGDPIPVEDTRLSRVDLTLSMPEAYTARTARDYTDDYRCFVIEWPAEFTTTKYVAGFKAVPGHLGTVHHVIAYYATPEQAQAYYDLDAEDPQPGYQCFGGPGGPAQTWIGGWAPGGQGFDMPPGTGMPIEPGSLIVLQVHYNTLYEAPQPDITSVQFKLEDAVDREVWTQPWANPQWLSGTSMHIPAGEKDVVHSWQFDLTWLTNGDPLLIYSAGLHMHNLGTRGISTIRRADGGEDCLIQIDDWDFDWQDGYGLRTPARFNPGDQLYLECHWDNSPENQVVVDGQPRPPQDVYWGDGSTDEMCLGVFLVSRAD